A window from Citrus sinensis cultivar Valencia sweet orange chromosome 3, DVS_A1.0, whole genome shotgun sequence encodes these proteins:
- the LOC112496178 gene encoding DNA-directed RNA polymerase II subunit 2-like isoform X2 encodes MLNYMICASTLSHLRTLCSPIGQKGTQVKPKLAHNTQWVKICSFPTLLGQACGLVKNLALIVNVTLGSLVFPINELLEYEPIVEAKDFINAAIGVSRDIHSKELCIYTDFGRCCRPLLIVQNQRLLKKKKDIDAFYDKELVNAKLRPEEATSNAYTHYKIHPSLILGAYASIIPFPDNNQNAIVTIACYDGYHRGSSVVMNQSSMD; translated from the exons ATGTTGAATTACATGATATGCGCCTCTACCTTGTCGCATTTGCGAACACTGTGTTCTCCCATAGGGCAAAAAG GTACACAAGTAAAACCTAAGCTGGCACATAATACACAATGGGTTAAGATTTGTTCCTTTCCAACACTTTTAGGACAA GCCTGTGGACTAGTGAAGAATCTTGCTTTGATAGTCAATGTAACCCTCGGCTCATTAGTATTTCCCATTAATGAGTTATTAGAATATGAGCCAATAGTAGAAGCCAAG GACTTTATAAATGCTGCAATTGGGGTTTCTAGGGATATCCATtcaaaagaattgtgtatATACACTGATTTTGGTCGTTGTTGTCGTCCATTGCTTATTGTCCAGAATCAAAGGCttcttaaaaagaagaaagatattGACGCCTTCTATGACAAG GAACTTGTAAATGCAAAGCTTCGTCCAGAGGAGGCTACTTCTAATGCATACACGCATTATAAGATTCATCCATCCTTGATATTGGGAGCTTATGCTTCAATTATACCATTTCCCGACAATAATCAG AATGCAATAGTCACTATTGCCTGTTATGATGGCTATCATCGAGGAAGTTCTGTTGTTATGAACCAGTCATCTATGGATTAA
- the LOC112496178 gene encoding DNA-directed RNA polymerase II subunit 2-like isoform X3, which yields MLNYMICASTLSHLRTLCSPIGQKGTQVKPKLAHNTQWVKICSFPTLLGQACGLVKNLALIVNVTLGSLVFPINELLEYEPIVEAKDFINAAIGVSRDIHSKELCIYTDFGRCCRPLLIVQNQRLLKKKKDIDAFYDKELVNAKLRPEEATSNAYTHYKIHPSLILGAYASIIPFPDNNQSPCNTFQAVMSKMQ from the exons ATGTTGAATTACATGATATGCGCCTCTACCTTGTCGCATTTGCGAACACTGTGTTCTCCCATAGGGCAAAAAG GTACACAAGTAAAACCTAAGCTGGCACATAATACACAATGGGTTAAGATTTGTTCCTTTCCAACACTTTTAGGACAA GCCTGTGGACTAGTGAAGAATCTTGCTTTGATAGTCAATGTAACCCTCGGCTCATTAGTATTTCCCATTAATGAGTTATTAGAATATGAGCCAATAGTAGAAGCCAAG GACTTTATAAATGCTGCAATTGGGGTTTCTAGGGATATCCATtcaaaagaattgtgtatATACACTGATTTTGGTCGTTGTTGTCGTCCATTGCTTATTGTCCAGAATCAAAGGCttcttaaaaagaagaaagatattGACGCCTTCTATGACAAG GAACTTGTAAATGCAAAGCTTCGTCCAGAGGAGGCTACTTCTAATGCATACACGCATTATAAGATTCATCCATCCTTGATATTGGGAGCTTATGCTTCAATTATACCATTTCCCGACAATAATCAG TCCCCATGTAATACGTTTCAAGCTGTAATGAGCAA AATGCAATAG
- the LOC127900756 gene encoding uncharacterized protein LOC127900756, with protein MLGKQVWKLLTNLKSLIGQIFKARYFPRTSIVEVDLGHNPSFVWRSLMAAKHIIVRGSRIQVGSGQNTLIGSDPWLPDAANGFISTSLNEILATAPVSSLIVPGQRRWDYDAVADLFDTRDRNLILQIPLSSRRDKNVCCYRMLNNCVIAPSSGVWRKVWNLEVPSKVKIFLWRAAMNVLPITDNLIRKRVEHSGVINATSIQGCHGAICWTPPHPGWLKCNVDAAIFSAQGKVSYGGVIRNSDGIFVTACCTCVLGSYGARDAEALGVREILSWIKQRQLSCVVVEMDCFQVFKALTENYSCPNGYGLILDDCRALVKSIRDIEFSFVRRSANTTAHVAARVGGSLSGFGEWSHVPPPWLLTSL; from the exons ATGTTGGGGAAACAAGTTTGGAAGCTGTTAACGAATCTGAAATCTCTTATTGGCCAAATTTTCAAAGCTCGGTATTTCCCTCGCACATCTATTGTAGAGGTTGACTTAGGTCATAATCCAAGTTTTGTGTGGAGATCTTTAATGGCAGCCAAGCATATTATTGTTCGTGGTAGTAGGATCCAGGTTGGCAGTGGTCAGAACACTCTTATTGGGTCGGATCCTTGGCTTCCAGATGCAGCTAATGGTTTTATTTCCACTAgcttaaatgaaatattagcAACAGCACCGGTCAGCAGTTTGATAGTCCCTGGACAGCGTAGATGGGACTACGATGCAGTGGCAGATCTTTTTGATACTCGAGACCGGAATCTCATCTTGCAAATCCCGCTTAGTTCTCGAAGAGACAAGAATGTATG TTGTTATAGAATGCTTAATAATTGTGTTATCGCCCCTTCATCTGGTGTTTGGAGGAAAGTTTGGAACTTGGAGGTGCCTAGTAAGGTGAAGATCTTTCTTTGGCGAGCCGCAATGAATGTGCTTCCCATAACCGATAATCTTATTCGGAAGAGAGTCGAG CATTCTGGTGTCATTAATGCTACTTCTATCCAAGGCTGTCATGGGGCAATTTGCTGGACGCCACCTCATCCAGGATGGCTTAAGTGTAATGTTGATGCTGCAATATTTTCAGCTCAGGGGAAAGTGAGTTATGGAGGGGTCATTCGCAACTCTGATGGGATTTTTGTGACAGCTTGCTGTACGTGTGTTCTGGGTAGTTATGGGGCAAGGGATGCTGAAGCGCTTGGTGTGCGTGAGATCCTCAGCTGGATTAAGCAGCGGCAATTGTCTTGTGTTGTAGTTGAAATGGATTGTTTTCAGGTGTTTAAAGCTCTCACAGAGAACTATTCTTGTCCTAATGGTTATGGTCTTATTCTTGATGACTGTAGAGCTTTAGTTAAGTCTATAAGAGATATTGAATTCTCTTTTGTTCGAAGGTCTGCGAACACCACTGCCCATGTTGCTGCCCGAGTGGGGGGTTCTTTGTCAGGCTTTGGGGAGTGGAGTCATGTTCCACCTCCTTGGTTACTTACTTCTCTGTAG
- the LOC112496178 gene encoding DNA-directed RNA polymerase II subunit 2-like isoform X1: MLNYMICASTLSHLRTLCSPIGQKGTQVKPKLAHNTQWVKICSFPTLLGQACGLVKNLALIVNVTLGSLVFPINELLEYEPIVEAKDFINAAIGVSRDIHSKELCIYTDFGRCCRPLLIVQNQRLLKKKKDIDAFYDKELVNAKLRPEEATSNAYTHYKIHPSLILGAYASIIPFPDNNQVRHAYDISLVKYVYILTQSHQFFFSFS; the protein is encoded by the exons ATGTTGAATTACATGATATGCGCCTCTACCTTGTCGCATTTGCGAACACTGTGTTCTCCCATAGGGCAAAAAG GTACACAAGTAAAACCTAAGCTGGCACATAATACACAATGGGTTAAGATTTGTTCCTTTCCAACACTTTTAGGACAA GCCTGTGGACTAGTGAAGAATCTTGCTTTGATAGTCAATGTAACCCTCGGCTCATTAGTATTTCCCATTAATGAGTTATTAGAATATGAGCCAATAGTAGAAGCCAAG GACTTTATAAATGCTGCAATTGGGGTTTCTAGGGATATCCATtcaaaagaattgtgtatATACACTGATTTTGGTCGTTGTTGTCGTCCATTGCTTATTGTCCAGAATCAAAGGCttcttaaaaagaagaaagatattGACGCCTTCTATGACAAG GAACTTGTAAATGCAAAGCTTCGTCCAGAGGAGGCTACTTCTAATGCATACACGCATTATAAGATTCATCCATCCTTGATATTGGGAGCTTATGCTTCAATTATACCATTTCCCGACAATAATCAGGTGCGTCATGCTTATGACATTTCTCTGgtaaaatatgtttatatattGACTCAATctcaccaattttttttttctttttcttga
- the LOC127901086 gene encoding uncharacterized protein LOC127901086 isoform X2 → MSLSISPRAGAMRWSRSSRPGAMRWSRSPRPGAMRWSRSPRSGAMSLSRSPRPGAMRWSRSPRPGAMRWSRSPRPGAMRWSRSSRPGAMRWSRSPRPGAMRWSRSPRSGAMSLSRSPRPGAMRWSRSPRPGAMRWSRSPRPGAMRWSRSPRSGAMSLSRSPRPGIKTQLK, encoded by the exons ATGAGCTTGAGCATATCACCTCGAGCAGGTGCTATGAGGTGGAGCAGATCATCTCGACCAGGTGCTATGAGGtggagcagatcacctcgaccaggtgctatgaggtggagcagatcacctcgatCAGGTGCTATGAGCttgagcagatcacctcgaccaggtgctatgaggtggagcagatcacctcgaccaggtgctatgaggtggagcagatcacctcgaccag GTGCTATGAGGTGGAGCAGATCATCTCGACCAGGTGCTATGAGGtggagcagatcacctcgaccaggtgctatgaggtggagcagatcacctcgatCAGGTGCTATGAGCttgagcagatcacctcgaccaggtgctatgaggtggagcagatcacctcgaccaggtgctatgaggtggagcagatcacctcgaccaggtgctatgaggtggagcagatcacctcgatCAGGTGCTATGAGCttgagcagatcacctcgaccaggaatAAAgactcaattaaaataa
- the LOC127901086 gene encoding uncharacterized protein LOC127901086 isoform X1, translating into MSLSISPRAGAMRWSRSSRPGAMRWSRSPRPGAMRWSRSPRSGAMSLSRSPRPGAMRWSRSPRPGAMRWSRSPRPGAMRWSRSPRSGAMSLSRSPRPGAMRWSRSPRPGAMRWSRSPRSGAMSLSRSPRPGAMRWSRSPRPGAMRWSRSPRPGAMRWSRSPRSGAMSLSRSPRPGIKTQLK; encoded by the exons ATGAGCTTGAGCATATCACCTCGAGCAGGTGCTATGAGGTGGAGCAGATCATCTCGACCAGGTGCTATGAGGtggagcagatcacctcgaccaggtgctatgaggtggagcagatcacctcgatCAGGTGCTATGAGCttgagcagatcacctcgaccaggtgctatgaggtggagcagatcacctcgaccaggtgctatgaggtggagcagatcacctcgaccaggtgctatgaggtggagcagatcacctcgatCAGGTGCTATGAGCttgagcagatcacctcgaccag GTGCTATGAGGtggagcagatcacctcgaccaggtgctatgaggtggagcagatcacctcgatCAGGTGCTATGAGCttgagcagatcacctcgaccaggtgctatgaggtggagcagatcacctcgaccaggtgctatgaggtggagcagatcacctcgaccaggtgctatgaggtggagcagatcacctcgatCAGGTGCTATGAGCttgagcagatcacctcgaccaggaatAAAgactcaattaaaataa
- the LOC127900758 gene encoding uncharacterized protein LOC127900758: protein MATDSWISQFKEARVWSLESSTSDHLHIFIDPNPLLHSRRHKRFHFENMWLREADCTEVVRSSWSSSRGFPIQQKILNYGTALLQWEGHLAQDFQNRISKCRRWMTLLRGRRDSAGLEEFTEVRKQFNELLHN, encoded by the coding sequence ATGGCCACTGATTCGTGGATAAGCCAATTCAAGGAAGCTCGGGTTTGGAGCCTGGAGTCTTCTACCTCAGATCATTTGCATATTTTTATAGACCCAAACCCTTTACTTCATTCCCGAAGGCATAAAAGATtccattttgaaaatatgtgGCTGAGAGAGGCTGATTGTACAGAGGTGGTTCGGTCTAGCTGGTCTTCCTCGCGTGGGTTTccaattcaacaaaaaatcttaaattatggGACTGCTTTACTTCAGTGGGAAGGTCACTTAGCTCAGGATTTCCAAAATCGTATTTCCAAGTGTAGAAGATGGATGACCCTCTTGAGGGGGCGTCGTGATTCAGCTGGTCTTGAGGAGTTTACAGAGGTTAGGAAGCAGTTTAATGAGCTTCTTCACAATTAG
- the LOC127900757 gene encoding uncharacterized protein LOC127900757: protein MSKAYNRIKWAFLEAMLLRLGFDAKWVTLIMLCVSTFRYHVIRDGKEIGPIVPSRGLRQGDPLSSYLFILCAEGLSALIRKNEHAGLLHGVQASGQMVNFSKSSISFTLNVNEDVKEQFCHILEVNATANHGTYLGLPSFIGRNKKEVFSSIRGRVWQKLYSWSMNLLSGAGKEILLKIVAQAIPNYAMQVYLLPLDLCKELETMMNSFWWGSRRDGRGGIR, encoded by the exons ATGTCGAAGGCATATAACCGAATTAAATGGGCATTCTTGGAAGCTATGCTGCTTAGGCTGGGGTTTGATGCTAAATGGGTGACATTGATTATGCTATGTGTTTCTACATTTCGGTATCATGTTATTCGGGATGGGAAGGAGATTGGACCTATTGTTCCTAGTAGAGGGCTTCGTCAAGGGGACCCTTTGTCGTCGTACTTATTCATTCTTTGTGCGGAGGGTTTAAGTGCTTTAATCCGTAAGAATGAACATGCTGGTTTGCTCCACGGGGTTCAG GCGTCAGGACAGATGGTGAACTTCAGCAAATCCTCAATTTCCTTTACTTTGAATGTTAATGAAGATGTAAAGGAGCAATTTTGCCATATATTGGAGGTTAATGCTACTGCTAACCATGGTACTTATCTTGGCTTACCCTCTTTTATTGGTAGGAACAAGAAAGAAGTTTTCAGTTCCATCCGAGGTAGGGTGTGGCAGAAGCTTTACAGCTGGAGTATGAATTTGTTGTCGGGAGCTGGCAAGGAAATTCTGTTAAAAATAGTGGCTCAAGCTATCCCTAATTATGCTATGCAGGTTTATCTTTTGCCTCTTGATCTTTGCAAAGAACTAGAAACTATGATGAACTCATTCTGGTGGGGAAGTAGACGTGATGGGAGAGGTGGTATTCGCTGA
- the LOC127901086 gene encoding uncharacterized protein LOC127901086 isoform X3 produces MSLSISPRAGAMRWSRSSRPGAMRWSRSPRPGAMRWSRSPRSGAMSLSRSPRPGAMRWSRSPRPGAMRWSRSPRPGAMRWSRSSRPGAMRWSRSPRPGAMSLSRSPRPGAMRWSRSPRPGAMRWSRSPRPGAMRWSRSPRSGAMSLSRSPRPGIKTQLK; encoded by the exons ATGAGCTTGAGCATATCACCTCGAGCAGGTGCTATGAGGTGGAGCAGATCATCTCGACCAGGTGCTATGAGGtggagcagatcacctcgaccaggtgctatgaggtggagcagatcacctcgatCAGGTGCTATGAGCttgagcagatcacctcgaccaggtgctatgaggtggagcagatcacctcgaccaggtgctatgaggtggagcagatcacctcgaccag GTGCTATGAGGTGGAGCAGATCATCTCGACCAGGTGCTATGAGGtggagcagatcacctcgaccag GTGCTATGAGCttgagcagatcacctcgaccaggtgctatgaggtggagcagatcacctcgaccaggtgctatgaggtggagcagatcacctcgaccaggtgctatgaggtggagcagatcacctcgatCAGGTGCTATGAGCttgagcagatcacctcgaccaggaatAAAgactcaattaaaataa